The following proteins come from a genomic window of Micromonospora zamorensis:
- a CDS encoding carbohydrate ABC transporter permease has translation MTQSSTTARDQSGAAKAAPPGPPPSRARRPSRWPAWGFLAPVTIYLLAFYAYPLYRNVELSLREYTVRSFVQGGAPFAGLDNYRTVLTDPAFGPTLTHTVVFTAASLAFQFTIGMALALFFHQHFPLSRTLRALILVPWLLPLIVSASTWSWLLNSDSGLVNAALGVVGIDPVNWLTSPGWSLTSVIIANIWIGIPFNLVVLYSGLQAIPTEMYEASALDGATGWQRFWSITFPLLRPVSAITLLLGLIYTLKVFDIVWIMTRGGPTGSSATLATWSYRLGFGNLLPEFGPGAAVGNLLIVMALIAGLVYIRIERRQHLR, from the coding sequence ATGACACAGAGCTCCACCACCGCACGAGACCAGAGTGGGGCGGCGAAGGCCGCCCCACCCGGGCCTCCCCCGTCCCGTGCCCGCCGGCCCAGTCGATGGCCGGCGTGGGGCTTCCTGGCACCCGTCACCATCTACCTGTTGGCCTTCTACGCCTACCCGCTCTACCGCAACGTCGAGCTGAGCCTGCGCGAGTACACCGTCCGCTCGTTCGTGCAGGGCGGCGCGCCCTTCGCCGGCCTGGACAACTACCGGACCGTGCTGACCGACCCGGCCTTCGGGCCGACGCTGACGCACACAGTGGTCTTCACCGCCGCGTCGCTCGCCTTCCAGTTCACCATCGGCATGGCCCTGGCCCTCTTCTTCCACCAGCACTTCCCGCTGTCGCGCACGCTGCGGGCGCTGATCCTCGTACCGTGGCTGCTGCCACTGATCGTGTCGGCGTCGACCTGGTCGTGGCTGCTCAACAGCGACTCGGGGCTGGTCAACGCCGCGCTCGGTGTCGTCGGCATCGACCCGGTCAACTGGCTCACCTCGCCGGGCTGGTCACTCACCTCGGTGATCATCGCGAACATCTGGATCGGCATCCCGTTCAACCTGGTGGTGCTCTACAGCGGCCTACAGGCGATCCCCACCGAGATGTACGAGGCGTCGGCGCTGGACGGCGCGACAGGATGGCAGCGGTTCTGGTCGATCACCTTCCCGTTGCTGCGCCCCGTCTCCGCGATCACGCTGTTGCTGGGGTTGATCTACACACTGAAGGTCTTCGACATCGTCTGGATCATGACCAGAGGCGGGCCGACCGGCTCCTCGGCCACGCTCGCGACCTGGTCGTACCGCCTCGGCTTCGGCAACCTCCTGCCCGAGTTCGGTCCGGGCGCGGCCGTCGGCAACCTGCTCATCGTGATGGCCCTGATCGCCGGGCTCGTCTACATCCGGATCGAGCGAAGGCAGCACCTACGATGA
- a CDS encoding sugar ABC transporter substrate-binding protein produces the protein MTGLSRRRRVAAVVVMALAAAAGSACSSSTDDPAEGGAYVVWDPYPQFADDSDWVTLLKKCGTSAGATVERTGYDTTDLTNKALLAAQQGNSPDVLIVDNPVISTLAEAGALTTTDDNKLDVSAMEKNLLGAGQSEGRTYGVPIGANTLALYYNKDLLTAAGVDPATIKDWTSLTAALTTVKAKGKKGITFSAIGTEEGSFQFLPWFWGSGAQLTTLDSPQAVSALTLWTDWLKQGHAPNSVINNTQTTSWQEFATGDYAFAENGTWQLANAEKLGFSYGTIAIPASAGGPAPAPTGGEFVSIPVQKNTGRYDTSQKLVACLTNADNLLTTDTTLSYVAPVAAVQDRQATADPKLKVWVEAVRAAKGRTGDNLGTKYPKISESLWTAVQAALSGGKSPREALTAAQAAATTR, from the coding sequence ATGACAGGACTCAGTCGTCGGCGGCGCGTGGCCGCCGTTGTCGTGATGGCGCTCGCCGCAGCGGCGGGCAGCGCCTGCTCGTCGTCCACCGACGACCCCGCCGAAGGCGGCGCCTACGTCGTCTGGGACCCGTACCCGCAGTTCGCCGACGACTCCGACTGGGTCACGCTGCTCAAGAAGTGCGGCACCTCCGCCGGGGCGACGGTCGAGCGGACCGGCTACGACACCACCGACCTGACCAACAAGGCGCTGCTCGCCGCCCAGCAGGGCAACTCGCCGGACGTGCTGATCGTGGACAACCCGGTGATCTCGACACTGGCCGAGGCCGGCGCCCTCACCACCACCGACGACAACAAGCTGGACGTCTCGGCCATGGAGAAGAACCTGCTCGGCGCCGGCCAGAGCGAGGGCCGGACGTACGGAGTGCCGATCGGGGCGAACACACTTGCCCTCTATTACAACAAGGATCTGCTGACCGCCGCCGGCGTCGACCCGGCCACGATCAAGGACTGGACGTCCCTGACCGCGGCACTGACCACGGTCAAGGCCAAGGGAAAGAAGGGCATCACGTTCTCGGCCATCGGCACCGAGGAGGGCAGCTTCCAGTTCCTGCCCTGGTTCTGGGGATCGGGAGCCCAACTGACCACTCTGGACTCGCCGCAGGCGGTGTCCGCGCTGACGCTCTGGACGGACTGGCTCAAGCAGGGCCACGCCCCCAACTCCGTCATCAACAACACCCAGACCACGAGTTGGCAGGAGTTCGCCACCGGCGATTACGCGTTCGCCGAGAACGGCACCTGGCAGCTGGCCAACGCGGAGAAGCTCGGTTTCTCGTACGGCACCATCGCGATCCCGGCCAGCGCGGGTGGCCCGGCCCCCGCGCCCACCGGCGGTGAGTTCGTCTCCATCCCGGTGCAGAAGAACACCGGTCGGTACGACACGTCGCAGAAGCTCGTCGCCTGCCTGACCAACGCCGACAACCTCCTCACCACCGACACCACGCTCTCCTACGTCGCGCCCGTCGCCGCCGTCCAGGATCGACAGGCCACCGCGGACCCCAAGCTCAAGGTGTGGGTCGAGGCGGTCCGAGCGGCCAAGGGCCGCACCGGCGACAACCTCGGCACGAAGTATCCGAAGATCTCCGAATCGCTGTGGACCGCGGTGCAGGCGGCGCTCAGCGGCGGGAAGTCGCCACGCGAGGCGCTGACCGCCGCGCAGGCCGCCGCCACGACCAGGTAA
- a CDS encoding RICIN domain-containing protein, whose protein sequence is MKTPSRGRSDRARALVARLVVGLLAAAAAVTVVPSPAQAANESISVDFSATSGTPTYRASGWIYGMTENASGPADHFYRDVKFQYMRAGGAQLPGSGWVGGTYDRRWNSTVAQARRTTALGGKFIILPHDLWGADGAGISRFPGDNGNWTDYDNFLTRLISDVRASGLSVQWDIWNEPNITIFWNRPISQYLELWRRTYQRIRAEFPSQLIVGPSCACVPSTTHTFWNQYLDFVRSTNTVPDIISWHSLPGDPVANVAAANATLDPRGIAHPRPYQINEYGAPDEQNPADGAWYIARLERARADGLRANWASGGSLHNDLGNLLIRNSAGQHQPRGEWWAYRFYASQAGQIVAVTPSQSYDAYATRATGAAKVLVGGGRTTGNLTVNLQRLDTTSGIVQNNQVRVLTQRIPHNGGGAVQGPVTVSNSVVGVSNNNVTVTVPYANQTDTYTVTLLPPSDGGFQSVAVAQHSQQCLDNPNLSTADGTVQQQFYCEGGDQQLWNFRPVAGVANTYTVINQQSGKCLDVSGVSTADGAAVHQWTCLNGTNQQFTLRKVTYSGNDSHDYQLVARHSGKCVDVSTVSTAARAPVHQWTCIGAGQGNPLNQTWRVLGR, encoded by the coding sequence GTGAAAACCCCGTCCCGCGGCAGGTCAGACCGAGCCCGTGCGCTCGTCGCCCGACTCGTGGTCGGCCTGCTCGCCGCCGCTGCCGCCGTAACCGTCGTCCCGTCCCCGGCCCAGGCAGCGAATGAGTCGATCAGCGTCGACTTCTCCGCGACCAGCGGCACGCCGACCTACCGTGCATCCGGCTGGATCTACGGCATGACCGAGAACGCCAGCGGCCCGGCTGACCACTTCTACCGAGACGTCAAGTTCCAGTACATGCGCGCCGGTGGCGCACAGCTTCCCGGCAGCGGCTGGGTCGGTGGCACCTACGACCGGCGGTGGAACTCCACAGTCGCCCAGGCCCGTCGGACCACGGCCCTCGGTGGGAAGTTCATCATCCTGCCGCACGACCTGTGGGGCGCCGACGGTGCCGGCATCTCCCGCTTCCCCGGCGACAACGGCAACTGGACCGACTACGACAACTTCCTGACCCGCCTCATCAGCGACGTCCGGGCGTCCGGGCTGTCCGTGCAGTGGGACATCTGGAACGAACCCAACATCACCATCTTCTGGAACCGTCCGATCTCGCAGTACCTCGAACTGTGGCGCCGCACCTACCAGCGCATCCGAGCGGAGTTCCCCAGCCAGCTCATCGTCGGGCCGAGCTGTGCCTGCGTGCCGTCGACGACGCACACCTTCTGGAACCAGTACCTGGACTTCGTCCGCTCGACCAACACCGTGCCGGACATCATCAGCTGGCACTCGCTGCCGGGAGACCCGGTCGCCAACGTCGCCGCCGCCAACGCCACCCTCGACCCGCGCGGCATCGCCCACCCGCGGCCGTACCAGATCAACGAGTACGGCGCCCCCGACGAGCAGAACCCGGCCGACGGCGCCTGGTACATCGCGCGCCTGGAGCGGGCCCGGGCGGACGGCCTCCGGGCGAACTGGGCCAGCGGCGGCAGCCTGCACAACGACCTCGGCAACCTGCTGATCCGCAACTCGGCCGGTCAGCACCAGCCCAGGGGCGAGTGGTGGGCCTACCGCTTCTACGCCTCGCAGGCCGGGCAGATCGTCGCGGTGACCCCCAGCCAGTCCTACGACGCGTACGCCACCAGGGCGACCGGCGCGGCGAAGGTGCTGGTCGGTGGTGGTCGTACCACAGGGAACCTGACCGTCAACCTGCAACGCCTGGACACCACCAGCGGCATCGTGCAGAACAACCAGGTCCGGGTCCTCACCCAGCGCATTCCCCACAACGGCGGCGGCGCCGTGCAGGGGCCGGTCACCGTCTCGAACAGCGTGGTCGGCGTCTCCAACAACAACGTCACAGTGACAGTGCCGTACGCCAACCAGACCGACACCTACACGGTCACCCTGCTACCGCCGTCGGACGGCGGCTTCCAGTCGGTGGCGGTGGCCCAGCACTCGCAGCAGTGCCTGGACAACCCCAACCTGAGCACCGCCGACGGCACGGTCCAGCAGCAGTTCTACTGCGAGGGCGGTGATCAGCAGCTCTGGAACTTCCGCCCGGTCGCCGGGGTGGCCAACACCTACACGGTGATCAACCAGCAGAGCGGCAAGTGCCTCGACGTCAGTGGCGTGTCCACCGCCGACGGCGCGGCCGTGCACCAGTGGACCTGCCTGAACGGCACCAACCAGCAGTTCACCCTGCGCAAGGTGACCTACTCGGGCAACGACTCGCACGACTACCAACTCGTCGCCCGGCACAGCGGCAAGTGCGTCGACGTCAGCACGGTTTCCACGGCGGCGCGGGCGCCGGTCCACCAGTGGACCTGCATCGGAGCCGGCCAGGGCAACCCGCTGAACCAGACGTGGCGGGTCCTGGGCCGGTAG
- a CDS encoding arabinofuranosidase catalytic domain-containing protein, with amino-acid sequence MRTPSPGGPGKAPELIPRRHRAQRLTALAGALVGVLVGIGATPGAPSPTAEAAAAAPLAAAIEPGQSTPIIGAASGRCLEVPNSSTTNGTQTQLWDCNGAAGQTWTWTSTRQLQVYGNKCLDASGRGTTNGTQAIIWDCNGQNNQQWNVNSNGTVTGVQSGLCLDANGAATANGTKIILWACNGGTNQQWASPTTPPPTNPPTGSRPCDIYASGGTPCIAAHSTTRALYEAYAGNLYQVRRSSDNTTRNIGLTGTGGTANAATQDSFCSGTTCVITVVFDQSGRGNDLWYQGSSVVPGSPQSRPATATSESLTVGGAKAYSLYINPGNSYWRDGHLTGVPTGAAPEGMYMVTSGTHVNSGCCFDYGNSETTRKADAAGAMDAINFGTQCWFGGCSGSGPWVQADLEWGLFPGGSSSWNPNQRAFTSKFVTATLKNNGVSRFAIKGSNAQSGSLYTLWDGSLPPGYSPMKKQGAIILGSGGDCCKPDGGANLSAGTFYEGAMVAGYPSDATENAVQANVVTAGYR; translated from the coding sequence GTGCGAACCCCGTCCCCCGGTGGGCCAGGAAAAGCCCCCGAACTCATCCCGAGGCGCCATCGCGCCCAACGCCTGACTGCCCTGGCCGGCGCGCTGGTCGGCGTTCTCGTCGGCATCGGCGCCACCCCCGGCGCCCCCTCGCCGACCGCCGAGGCAGCCGCTGCGGCACCGCTGGCGGCAGCCATCGAGCCGGGGCAGAGCACCCCGATCATCGGTGCGGCGTCCGGCCGCTGCCTCGAAGTGCCCAACTCCAGCACCACCAACGGCACTCAGACGCAACTGTGGGACTGCAACGGCGCTGCCGGCCAGACCTGGACCTGGACGTCGACCAGGCAACTCCAGGTGTACGGCAACAAGTGCCTGGACGCCTCCGGCCGAGGCACCACCAACGGCACCCAGGCGATCATCTGGGACTGCAACGGCCAGAACAACCAGCAGTGGAACGTCAACAGCAACGGCACCGTCACCGGCGTGCAGTCCGGGCTCTGCCTCGACGCCAACGGCGCCGCCACCGCCAACGGCACCAAAATCATCCTCTGGGCCTGCAACGGCGGCACCAACCAGCAGTGGGCCTCGCCGACGACCCCGCCTCCGACCAACCCGCCGACCGGTTCACGCCCGTGCGACATCTACGCCTCCGGCGGCACCCCGTGCATCGCGGCGCACAGCACGACGCGGGCGCTCTACGAGGCGTACGCCGGCAACCTCTACCAGGTGCGGCGTTCGTCGGACAACACGACCCGCAACATCGGGCTCACGGGTACGGGTGGCACCGCCAACGCGGCGACCCAGGACTCGTTCTGCTCCGGCACGACCTGCGTGATCACTGTCGTCTTCGACCAGTCCGGGCGCGGCAACGACCTCTGGTACCAGGGGTCGAGCGTGGTTCCGGGGTCACCGCAGAGCAGGCCGGCGACCGCGACGTCGGAGTCCCTGACGGTGGGCGGCGCCAAGGCGTACTCGCTCTACATCAACCCCGGCAACAGCTACTGGCGCGACGGCCACCTGACCGGGGTGCCCACCGGCGCGGCTCCCGAGGGCATGTACATGGTGACCAGCGGCACGCACGTCAACAGCGGCTGCTGTTTCGACTACGGCAACAGCGAGACGACGAGGAAGGCCGACGCCGCCGGGGCGATGGACGCCATCAACTTCGGTACGCAGTGCTGGTTCGGCGGCTGCTCGGGCAGTGGCCCCTGGGTGCAGGCCGACCTGGAGTGGGGTCTGTTCCCCGGCGGAAGCAGCTCCTGGAACCCGAACCAGCGCGCCTTCACCAGCAAATTCGTGACCGCGACACTCAAGAACAACGGCGTGAGCCGCTTCGCCATCAAGGGCAGCAACGCCCAGTCCGGCAGCCTCTACACGCTCTGGGACGGCTCGCTCCCGCCGGGATACAGCCCGATGAAGAAGCAGGGCGCGATCATCCTGGGCAGTGGCGGTGACTGCTGCAAGCCCGACGGCGGCGCGAACCTGAGCGCCGGCACCTTCTACGAGGGGGCCATGGTCGCCGGCTATCCGTCCGACGCCACCGAGAACGCCGTGCAGGCCAACGTGGTGACCGCCGGTTACCGCTGA
- a CDS encoding PHB depolymerase family esterase, protein MRTRRKLLLALAMTLVAAGLVVPAIRPAYAASLTEVTSFGDNPGRMRMHVYVPDNRPARPATVVAMHGCGGSGPGFYSGSEFASLADRYGFIVIYPSATQQAGFGNCFDVWSDAAKRRGGGSDPVSIVSMVRHVQQQYAADPDRVYATGSSSGGMMTNHMLALYPDLFKAGAAFMGVPYNCFANAADFPPTSSQCTGGAMNRTPQQWGDAVRQAYPGYSGPRPPVQLWHGTNDTLVPYSLLTETIEQWTNVFGLSQTPTSTDTPQANWNRRRYADTSGTVQVEAYSIQGAGHSLPSGGMAASAIQFFGLTNPTTPPPTTPPPTTPPPTTPPPTTPPPAPGACGVTVAINAWNTGLTENITVTNTGTTAVNGWSLVFTLPSGQTITSGWNASYSPSSGQVTAKNVAYNAGIPANGSVTIGFQATHSGNTAKPSAVTLNGASCAVS, encoded by the coding sequence TTGAGAACCAGAAGGAAACTGCTGCTCGCCCTCGCCATGACACTGGTGGCTGCCGGCCTGGTGGTCCCCGCGATCCGACCCGCGTACGCGGCGTCGCTGACCGAGGTCACCAGCTTCGGCGACAACCCGGGCCGGATGCGCATGCACGTCTACGTGCCGGACAACCGCCCGGCCAGGCCGGCCACCGTGGTGGCCATGCACGGCTGCGGCGGGTCGGGCCCCGGCTTCTATTCCGGCAGCGAGTTCGCCAGCCTCGCCGACCGGTACGGGTTCATCGTGATCTACCCGTCCGCGACCCAGCAGGCCGGCTTCGGCAACTGCTTCGACGTCTGGTCGGACGCTGCCAAGCGCCGCGGCGGTGGCAGCGACCCGGTGTCGATCGTCTCGATGGTCCGGCACGTCCAACAGCAGTACGCCGCCGACCCGGACCGCGTCTACGCCACCGGCAGCTCGTCCGGCGGCATGATGACCAACCACATGCTCGCCCTCTATCCCGACCTGTTCAAGGCCGGCGCGGCGTTCATGGGGGTGCCGTACAACTGCTTCGCCAACGCGGCGGACTTCCCACCCACCAGCAGTCAGTGCACCGGCGGTGCCATGAACCGGACCCCGCAGCAGTGGGGTGACGCGGTGCGCCAGGCGTACCCCGGCTATTCCGGCCCCCGCCCGCCCGTGCAGCTGTGGCACGGCACCAACGACACCCTCGTGCCGTACTCGTTGTTGACCGAGACGATCGAGCAGTGGACCAACGTGTTCGGGTTGAGCCAGACACCGACCTCCACCGACACTCCCCAGGCCAACTGGAACCGGCGGAGGTACGCCGACACCAGCGGCACCGTCCAGGTCGAGGCGTACAGCATCCAGGGCGCCGGGCACAGCCTGCCCTCCGGCGGCATGGCCGCGTCCGCCATCCAGTTCTTCGGCCTGACCAACCCGACGACGCCGCCCCCGACGACCCCGCCGCCGACCACGCCGCCCCCGACGACGCCGCCCCCGACCACACCGCCGCCGGCTCCCGGCGCCTGCGGTGTGACAGTCGCCATCAACGCCTGGAACACCGGCCTGACCGAGAACATCACCGTCACCAACACCGGCACCACCGCCGTCAACGGCTGGTCCCTGGTCTTCACCCTGCCCTCCGGGCAGACCATCACCTCAGGTTGGAACGCCTCCTACTCCCCGAGCTCCGGGCAGGTGACTGCCAAAAACGTCGCCTACAACGCCGGCATCCCCGCCAACGGGTCGGTGACGATCGGCTTCCAGGCCACGCACTCTGGTAACACCGCCAAGCCCAGCGCGGTCACCCTCAACGGCGCATCCTGCGCGGTCTCCTGA
- a CDS encoding PaaX family transcriptional regulator C-terminal domain-containing protein produces MASPFDIDEIYPDDGDQPLRLPRRQVGNSPQGVAVTLLADYTLRTRAALPSAAIVELLAETGVTTAGARTAISRLARRGVLEGSRLGRRSSYRLSRAAAANLSAGGHWIITSTTAAALWDGCWTVVAFSLPQGLSTQRRALRAQLRWLGYAPLYDGLWISPRELTAPARAQLDQLTHGAVTVFRGRQVALYSAGHRAPIEAWDVEAISRSYEEFLRRWTPLLPPVASGAVDGAAAVRARTEIMDTFRRFPVLDPQLPVELLPDGWLRRPARELFAAVYDGLAAPAERHVRAVVARFTDAAQPGIEAHTTADILAGLRVDADPAQPAPGGPATGCP; encoded by the coding sequence GTGGCAAGCCCGTTCGACATCGACGAGATATATCCGGACGACGGAGACCAGCCACTCCGACTGCCCCGGCGGCAGGTGGGCAACTCACCCCAGGGAGTCGCGGTGACCCTGCTGGCGGACTACACGCTGCGGACCAGGGCTGCCCTCCCGTCCGCCGCCATCGTGGAGCTGCTCGCCGAGACCGGTGTGACCACGGCCGGGGCGCGTACCGCGATCAGCCGGCTGGCCCGTCGTGGCGTCCTGGAGGGCAGTCGGCTGGGGCGGCGCAGTTCCTACCGGCTCAGCCGGGCGGCCGCCGCCAACCTCTCCGCCGGCGGCCACTGGATCATCACCTCCACCACCGCGGCGGCACTGTGGGACGGGTGCTGGACGGTCGTCGCCTTCTCGCTGCCCCAGGGCCTGAGCACGCAGCGACGGGCCCTGCGCGCCCAGCTCCGCTGGCTCGGATACGCGCCGTTGTACGACGGGTTGTGGATCTCGCCCCGCGAACTGACCGCTCCTGCTCGGGCCCAGCTCGACCAGCTCACCCACGGTGCTGTCACGGTGTTTCGCGGACGGCAGGTCGCGCTCTACTCGGCCGGTCACCGTGCCCCGATCGAGGCCTGGGACGTCGAGGCGATCAGTCGCAGCTACGAGGAGTTCCTCCGGCGCTGGACGCCACTGTTGCCCCCGGTGGCGTCCGGGGCGGTCGACGGAGCCGCCGCTGTGCGGGCCCGTACCGAGATCATGGACACCTTCCGCCGTTTTCCCGTCCTCGACCCGCAACTGCCCGTGGAACTCCTTCCGGACGGATGGCTCAGGCGGCCGGCCCGCGAGTTGTTCGCGGCCGTCTACGACGGCCTCGCCGCACCCGCCGAACGACACGTACGGGCGGTCGTCGCCCGTTTCACCGATGCCGCCCAGCCCGGCATCGAGGCGCACACCACCGCCGACATCCTCGCCGGACTGCGGGTCGACGCGGACCCGGCCCAGCCGGCCCCGGGCGGCCCGGCCACCGGTTGCCCGTGA